The Micropterus dolomieu isolate WLL.071019.BEF.003 ecotype Adirondacks linkage group LG22, ASM2129224v1, whole genome shotgun sequence genome contains a region encoding:
- the cdkn1bb gene encoding cyclin-dependent kinase inhibitor 1Bb: MSDVRLSNGSPTLERTDPRVSDHPKPSACRNLFGSVDHEELKRDLKGHFREMEEAASAKWGFDFANHTPRVNGRLEWELVDYRDVPSFYSKQPRREKGVCSAGNNNVDLNGNHNCVVAPNEDNVTDRSDGQMECTEQCTGLRKRPAYHDPSAQNKRSHTSSDEVSCPSRTYSAEHTPRKTSPKRQT, from the exons ATGTCGGATGTTCGACTATCAAACGGGAGCCCGACGCTGGAGCGGACGGACCCCCGGGTGTCTGATCACCCGAAACCGTCAGCCTGCAGAAACCTCTTCGGCTCGGTGGATCACGAAGAGTTAAAGAGGGATTTAAAGGGACATTTTCGGGAGATGGAAGAGGCTGCCTCCGCCAAGTGGGGCTTCGACTTCGCCAATCACACGCCGCGGGTCAACGGCAGGCTCGAGTGGGAATTAGTTGATTACAGAGACGTCCCGAGTTTCTATAGCAAACAGCCGAGGAGGGAGAAGGGCGTCTGCTCCGCTGGGAATAACAACGTGGATTTAAATGGGAATCATAATTGTGTTGTGGCTCCGAACGAAGATAACGTTACCGACAGATCTGACGGACAGATGGAGTGCACGGAGCAGTGCACCGGGCTGAGGAAAAGACCTGCATATCACG ACCCTTCGGCCCAAAACAAGAGGTCACACACCAGCTCAGATGAGGTTAGTTGTCCAAGCCGGACCTAttctgcagaacacacacccaGAAAGACTAGTCCCAAGAGGCAAACgtga